In Alkalihalobacillus sp. FSL W8-0930, a single window of DNA contains:
- the yugI gene encoding S1 domain-containing post-transcriptional regulator GSP13 — MANYEVGSIIEGKITGIKPFGAFVAIDEQKQGLVHISEVAHGFVKDINDVLTVGDEVKVKVISVDENSGKISLSIRATQEAPARPASKPRPSGGGGNFGGGSRKPQQQQQKQQGFNTLEDKLKEWLKQSNEIQADLNKRAKK; from the coding sequence ATGGCTAATTATGAAGTAGGAAGTATCATCGAAGGAAAAATCACAGGTATTAAGCCTTTTGGTGCTTTCGTTGCAATTGACGAGCAAAAACAAGGATTAGTACACATTTCGGAGGTGGCTCACGGTTTTGTTAAGGACATCAATGATGTTCTTACAGTTGGAGATGAAGTGAAAGTTAAAGTTATCTCTGTTGATGAGAACTCTGGAAAAATTTCTTTATCAATCCGTGCGACACAAGAAGCACCAGCTCGTCCAGCGAGCAAACCACGTCCAAGCGGCGGTGGCGGTAACTTTGGTGGCGGATCTCGTAAGCCACAACAACAGCAACAAAAGCAACAAGGCTTCAACACACTTGAAGACAAGCTTAAAGAATGGTTAAAGCAATCTAACGAGATCCAAGCTGA
- a CDS encoding DEAD/DEAH box helicase, with amino-acid sequence MSTRFTFQDLPDFLQQSLKDMNITEPTDIQEKMIPEAMDGQSLIARSQTGTGKTMAYLLPILSKLDPSKKAIQGIILAPTQELAMQIVGVAKQLIGDEPFDIGAFIGGANVNRQIEKLKKQKPHLVVGTPGRLLELMQMKKLKVNDVATVTVDEADRMLAEKSSWDAVSEISKRIGRDKQFLFVSATIPENLTEKTALFAPFTVQIEASGELVNNENVTHMYLECEARDKIDTVRKLVHAEEIEKGIVFVNQLERLAETTEKLKYRGIKAAALSSDHTKQERENVLREFRQGDLHILVATDLAARGLDVEDVTHIIQLDAPAEADSYLHRAGRTGRVGKAGQVITLLEKHQGYKIGQLERDLKLTPEKVFLRKGRLEKDLKV; translated from the coding sequence ATGAGTACACGTTTTACCTTTCAGGATTTGCCTGATTTTTTGCAACAGTCATTAAAGGACATGAACATCACTGAACCTACAGATATTCAGGAGAAAATGATTCCTGAGGCCATGGATGGTCAAAGTTTGATTGCTCGCTCACAGACGGGCACGGGCAAAACAATGGCCTATCTCCTGCCTATTTTAAGTAAGCTCGACCCATCAAAAAAGGCGATCCAGGGTATTATTCTCGCACCTACTCAAGAACTTGCTATGCAAATTGTTGGGGTAGCAAAGCAGCTTATAGGGGACGAGCCGTTTGATATAGGCGCTTTTATTGGCGGAGCGAACGTGAACCGTCAAATCGAAAAGCTAAAAAAACAAAAACCGCATTTAGTAGTAGGTACTCCTGGTCGTTTGCTTGAGCTTATGCAAATGAAAAAGCTGAAAGTAAACGATGTAGCAACTGTTACGGTAGACGAAGCGGATCGTATGCTTGCTGAGAAGTCCTCGTGGGACGCGGTATCTGAAATCTCTAAACGTATCGGACGAGATAAGCAGTTTTTATTTGTGTCAGCGACGATACCAGAGAATCTTACAGAGAAAACAGCTTTATTTGCCCCGTTTACAGTTCAGATCGAAGCTTCAGGTGAACTTGTGAATAATGAGAATGTGACTCATATGTATCTTGAATGTGAAGCCAGGGACAAAATTGATACAGTTCGCAAATTGGTTCATGCAGAAGAGATTGAAAAAGGAATTGTTTTTGTGAACCAATTAGAACGTTTGGCAGAAACAACAGAGAAGCTAAAGTACAGAGGAATCAAAGCGGCAGCATTGTCTTCAGACCATACAAAACAAGAGCGAGAGAATGTGTTAAGGGAATTTAGGCAAGGTGATCTGCACATTTTAGTGGCAACTGATCTAGCTGCACGTGGGCTTGATGTAGAAGATGTTACACATATCATTCAATTAGATGCACCGGCTGAGGCAGATTCATATTTGCACAGAGCAGGAAGAACAGGTCGAGTGGGTAAAGCTGGTCAGGTCATTACATTACTTGAGAAACATCAAGGCTATAAAATTGGACAGCTAGAGCGCGATTTGAAGCTTACTCCAGAGAAAGTTTTTCTAAGAAAAGGTCGACTGGAGAAGGATTTAAAGGTTTAA
- the thiM gene encoding hydroxyethylthiazole kinase yields the protein MLQKVKQDNPLIHCMTNMVVTTYTANGLLALGASPVMAYAKEEVGDMARVAGALLLNIGTPSNELIDAMIIAGKAANQAGKPVVLDPVGAGATPYRTEICQRILTEVDVTIVRGNAGELSALVGAEGVVKGVDGSSDGDKEAIAKQVATSFSCIAVLTGEVDVITDGTETFMVSNGHQWLTKVVGTGCLLGGVVAAFAATADKSDYTKACAHAVSYYGVAAEKAFDRASEDGYGSFGQTFIDQLGLVSGEEALNLQRIETKK from the coding sequence ATGCTTCAAAAAGTGAAACAAGATAATCCACTGATTCATTGCATGACCAATATGGTTGTGACAACATATACAGCAAATGGGCTTCTCGCTTTAGGTGCATCTCCTGTTATGGCGTATGCGAAGGAAGAAGTAGGAGATATGGCGCGGGTGGCCGGAGCTTTATTATTGAATATCGGTACACCGTCAAACGAACTAATCGATGCGATGATCATAGCAGGGAAAGCAGCGAATCAAGCTGGGAAGCCTGTAGTTCTTGATCCAGTGGGAGCAGGTGCAACACCCTATCGCACAGAAATTTGTCAACGAATCTTAACAGAAGTTGATGTGACAATAGTCAGAGGAAATGCTGGAGAGCTTTCGGCTCTTGTTGGGGCGGAAGGTGTAGTGAAAGGTGTCGATGGTTCGTCAGATGGTGATAAGGAAGCGATTGCTAAACAAGTCGCAACCTCTTTCTCATGTATAGCCGTGTTAACAGGAGAAGTGGACGTTATTACGGACGGAACAGAAACATTCATGGTCTCAAATGGCCATCAATGGTTAACCAAGGTAGTTGGGACCGGATGCTTACTTGGCGGAGTAGTAGCTGCTTTTGCTGCAACGGCAGACAAATCTGACTATACAAAAGCTTGTGCACATGCTGTTTCTTATTATGGTGTGGCTGCAGAGAAAGCGTTTGATAGAGCTAGTGAAGATGGCTATGGTTCATTTGGACAAACCTTTATTGATCAATTAGGATTAGTATCAGGCGAAGAGGCTTTAAACTTACAACGAATTGAAACGAAAAAATAG
- a CDS encoding aminotransferase translates to MSPISLNRTSRLSDRVQEIPPSGIRRFFDLASTMENVVSLGVGEPDFTTPWKIREASISSLERGFTSYSANAGVPKLRRAICDYMETRFSVSYDPDTEVLVTVGASEAIDIGMRAILNPGDEVIIVEPTFVSYRSLVSMAGGVPVPIRTGIEDQFKVTPEQIKQAITPRTKALMICFPNNPTGSTIGREDLKQIAKLCEEHNLLVFSDEIYAELSYDEPHVSIAELDGMKDRTILISGFSKSFAMTGWRLGFVMAPPDILAAMLKIHQYTLMCAPTMAQYGAIEALENGMEDVEQMRNSYRQRRNYLVKTFAEIGLSCHSPGGAFYAFPSIQNTGFTSEEFAEKLLLEERVAVVPGHVFGEGGEGYIRCSYATSMEQLQEAMTRMGRFLTKYA, encoded by the coding sequence ATGAGTCCAATCAGCTTAAACCGAACTTCTAGGTTATCAGATCGAGTACAGGAAATTCCACCGTCAGGCATTCGTCGTTTCTTTGACTTAGCATCAACAATGGAGAACGTGGTTTCTCTTGGTGTAGGTGAACCTGACTTTACCACACCGTGGAAAATACGAGAAGCGAGCATCTCATCACTTGAAAGAGGATTCACGTCTTATTCTGCAAATGCTGGCGTTCCTAAGCTGCGCCGTGCTATTTGTGATTATATGGAAACACGTTTCTCTGTTTCCTACGACCCAGATACCGAAGTGTTGGTGACAGTAGGAGCTAGTGAAGCCATTGATATTGGTATGCGTGCGATTTTAAATCCTGGTGATGAGGTCATTATTGTTGAACCTACCTTTGTTTCTTATCGTTCACTTGTGTCTATGGCTGGTGGTGTCCCTGTTCCTATCAGGACAGGCATTGAAGATCAGTTTAAAGTGACACCTGAGCAAATCAAACAAGCAATCACACCGAGAACAAAGGCTTTAATGATTTGTTTTCCGAACAATCCAACTGGCTCAACAATAGGTCGAGAAGACTTAAAGCAAATCGCGAAGCTTTGTGAGGAGCATAACCTACTCGTCTTTTCTGATGAGATCTATGCCGAGCTATCTTATGATGAACCACACGTAAGTATTGCAGAGCTCGATGGGATGAAGGACCGAACCATTTTGATTTCTGGTTTTTCAAAATCATTTGCGATGACTGGATGGAGATTAGGGTTTGTTATGGCACCGCCGGATATTCTTGCTGCAATGCTTAAAATTCATCAGTATACATTAATGTGTGCACCAACAATGGCTCAATATGGAGCCATTGAAGCGCTGGAAAATGGGATGGAAGATGTAGAACAAATGCGTAATTCTTATCGCCAAAGAAGAAACTATCTAGTGAAGACATTCGCTGAAATTGGTCTGTCTTGTCATTCGCCAGGAGGCGCATTTTATGCGTTCCCTTCTATTCAGAATACAGGATTCACTTCAGAAGAGTTTGCAGAGAAGCTGCTTCTTGAAGAACGGGTAGCCGTTGTGCCTGGCCATGTATTTGGTGAAGGTGGAGAAGGATATATCCGATGCTCTTATGCTACATCTATGGAGCAGTTACAAGAAGCAATGACTAGAATGGGTCGTTTTTTAACAAAATATGCATAA
- a CDS encoding Lrp/AsnC family transcriptional regulator: MDQKAIEILQIIESNGRVEIPILAKMVEATEEEVKQYLLQLEKERIILSYSAVIDWTKVRNQEGVTAVIDVKVTPKRGVGFDEVAERIYRFPEVQALYLMSGAYDLSVVIESKTMSESARFVSEKLSTIDSVISTTTHFQLKKYKHDGVVFAEPDQDRRMVVSP; this comes from the coding sequence ATGGATCAAAAAGCAATTGAAATCCTTCAAATTATCGAATCAAATGGCCGAGTAGAAATACCAATCTTAGCTAAGATGGTAGAGGCCACAGAAGAAGAAGTAAAGCAATATCTCCTTCAACTGGAAAAGGAACGAATTATTCTTAGTTATTCAGCTGTTATTGACTGGACTAAAGTCCGCAACCAAGAAGGTGTAACAGCCGTTATAGATGTGAAAGTCACACCAAAACGTGGGGTTGGTTTTGATGAAGTAGCTGAACGAATTTACCGCTTCCCAGAAGTTCAGGCATTGTATTTGATGTCTGGCGCGTATGACTTGTCAGTTGTCATTGAAAGCAAAACGATGTCTGAAAGTGCTCGTTTTGTTTCAGAGAAGCTTTCAACAATCGATTCAGTCATTTCCACAACAACACATTTCCAATTGAAAAAGTATAAGCATGATGGAGTTGTATTTGCTGAACCTGATCAAGATCGCCGTATGGTGGTGTCTCCATGA
- a CDS encoding isochorismatase family cysteine hydrolase: MPNILFYHSFRSFITMEVLPIEKTSKSKNKTALVIIDMINAMDFEDADQLYEHALPCAKQIADLKRRTKDAGIPTIYVNDNYGRWQSDFKEIVGFIIDEDKKGRPITELLKPADEDYFVLKPKFSGFFATPLHLLLEHLMVETVILTGVAGNMCVHFTANDAYMRDYKIYVPEDCTASNTTSANEEAMHLIRDVLKSSITPSSRLTFKGNTTDDIVEEDES, from the coding sequence TTGCCGAACATTCTTTTTTACCATTCTTTTCGTTCTTTTATCACAATGGAGGTGTTACCCATCGAGAAGACATCTAAGTCTAAAAATAAAACAGCACTAGTCATTATTGATATGATTAACGCAATGGATTTTGAAGATGCAGATCAATTGTATGAACACGCGCTCCCTTGCGCAAAACAGATTGCAGATTTAAAAAGAAGAACAAAAGATGCAGGGATTCCCACAATTTATGTGAATGATAATTATGGAAGATGGCAATCCGACTTTAAAGAAATTGTAGGGTTTATTATAGATGAGGATAAAAAAGGAAGGCCCATCACTGAACTACTCAAACCTGCTGATGAAGATTATTTTGTACTGAAGCCTAAATTCTCAGGTTTCTTTGCGACTCCACTTCATTTACTACTTGAGCATCTTATGGTGGAGACAGTGATTTTAACAGGGGTTGCCGGAAATATGTGCGTGCATTTCACAGCGAATGATGCATACATGCGTGACTACAAGATCTATGTTCCTGAGGATTGCACAGCCTCTAACACAACATCTGCTAACGAAGAAGCCATGCATCTAATCCGAGATGTACTTAAAAGCAGCATTACCCCGTCCTCGCGTCTAACGTTTAAAGGAAATACTACAGACGACATTGTTGAAGAGGATGAATCATAA
- a CDS encoding S-ribosylhomocysteine lyase, whose protein sequence is MPTVESFELDHTIVSAPFVRPCGTIKVGSDGEVRKFDIRFIQPNKGAMKPDVIHTMEHLLALNIRRFAEPHNHFDVVDLSPMGCQTGFYLIMHGTPTVDDIIDVLEETMKYSIEIDEVPAATEKQCGQAKLHDLVGAKKLMKYWLSQDKATLREIY, encoded by the coding sequence TTGCCAACAGTAGAAAGCTTTGAATTAGACCATACCATCGTAAGCGCCCCTTTCGTACGTCCATGCGGAACGATTAAGGTTGGATCAGACGGAGAGGTTCGGAAGTTTGACATTCGTTTTATACAGCCGAATAAAGGAGCAATGAAGCCAGACGTGATCCATACAATGGAGCATTTGCTTGCTTTAAACATTCGTCGTTTTGCTGAACCACATAACCATTTTGATGTAGTCGATTTATCACCAATGGGTTGCCAAACAGGCTTTTACCTTATTATGCACGGAACTCCGACAGTTGATGACATTATTGATGTGTTAGAAGAGACAATGAAGTATTCAATCGAGATTGATGAAGTGCCAGCTGCAACGGAAAAGCAATGTGGCCAAGCGAAGCTGCATGATCTGGTAGGTGCGAAAAAATTAATGAAGTATTGGTTGAGTCAAGATAAAGCCACGTTACGGGAGATTTATTAA
- a CDS encoding YihY/virulence factor BrkB family protein: MRKREKTFSKQLITKLKTDPIPDWSATLAYYFMLSIFPLIIFLLAIIPFFNLDSNVIEGFIGDYLPEEIGSLFSETIIETVNEPSGGLLSFGILATIWSASNGLNALIRAINRSYDLEETRNFVKMRLLSILLTIGMIVTIVITLIMPVFGNVIINFLETYLAMPNSTASLLNFLRYPIGIIFMILLVTLIYWIAPNVRLKVKDVLIGAIVATIGWQLVSFFFSLYISNFANYSATYGSLGGVIILMLWFFITGIMLVLGGQINAVIYQRKRFV, encoded by the coding sequence ATGCGCAAAAGAGAAAAGACATTTTCAAAGCAGCTTATCACTAAGCTAAAGACCGACCCTATCCCGGATTGGTCGGCAACACTTGCCTATTACTTTATGCTATCTATTTTTCCACTGATCATTTTTCTGCTGGCTATTATTCCATTCTTTAATTTAGATTCAAATGTTATTGAAGGGTTTATCGGCGATTATTTGCCTGAGGAGATTGGTTCATTATTCTCAGAAACCATTATTGAAACGGTAAACGAGCCATCTGGTGGCTTATTATCATTTGGTATCCTAGCAACCATCTGGTCTGCCTCAAATGGATTAAATGCCTTAATCCGTGCGATCAACCGCTCGTATGATTTAGAAGAAACACGTAACTTTGTGAAGATGCGCCTTTTATCCATCCTTTTAACGATCGGAATGATTGTGACCATTGTGATTACACTAATCATGCCTGTGTTTGGTAATGTCATTATCAACTTCTTAGAAACGTATTTAGCGATGCCAAACTCAACGGCTAGTTTGTTAAATTTCTTACGTTACCCAATAGGGATCATCTTCATGATTTTACTTGTTACTTTAATCTATTGGATTGCTCCAAATGTGCGTTTGAAAGTAAAAGATGTATTGATTGGAGCTATTGTTGCCACAATTGGTTGGCAGCTTGTCTCGTTTTTCTTCTCATTGTATATCAGTAACTTCGCCAATTACTCTGCCACATATGGCAGTCTTGGTGGTGTGATTATCCTGATGCTTTGGTTCTTCATCACAGGCATTATGCTCGTTCTGGGTGGCCAAATCAACGCCGTCATTTATCAACGAAAACGATTTGTGTAA
- a CDS encoding HU family DNA-binding protein codes for MNKSELIQAVAERSELTKKDAGSAIQAAFDIISETLEKGETVQLIGFGNFEVRERAARKGRNPQTGEEISIAATKTPAFKAGKQLKDAVK; via the coding sequence ATGAACAAATCAGAACTTATTCAAGCTGTAGCTGAACGTTCGGAGCTAACAAAGAAGGATGCAGGCTCAGCTATACAAGCGGCTTTTGACATTATTTCTGAAACACTTGAAAAAGGAGAAACCGTCCAATTAATTGGTTTCGGAAACTTTGAAGTAAGAGAACGTGCTGCACGTAAAGGACGTAATCCGCAAACGGGTGAAGAAATTAGCATTGCCGCAACAAAAACTCCAGCATTTAAAGCAGGAAAACAATTAAAAGATGCAGTGAAGTAA
- a CDS encoding leucyl aminopeptidase: protein MYTQAGQFSKETTHDVLVVGLSKNGHLDSGAAAVNSIINGQLDELKKQGLLSTDKGELRSFFTFGQANTPTILTLGLGSKDDLTQEDIRELAGKIGKKVKADRVTNLAISLDAFTNDSLSTEELAFLFGEGLALSTYEVVDYKEKSNKPDKQLESITFYTESEVQLVEAAKQGNAYATGANYTRTLVNTPANLLTPTDLAGEAEQLADKYGFKLEVLEEEDMKRLGMGALLAVTAGSDQPAKLIVLTYQGTDKWENAIGLVGKGITFDAGGISLKPAAGMHEMKMDMGGAGAVLGAMESIGQLKPNVNVVAVIPSAENLINGSSLKPGDVVRAMTGKTIEIRNTDAEGRLILADAVAYARQLGVDYLVDVATLTGAVIVALGDYTTGAITNNDAWMKKVTAASEAAGEWIWQLPNHKPYKKMLATSNVADLNNAPGRAGGSITAGLFIGEFVENTPWVHLDIAGTAWQDKATANGPAGATGAMARTLTRLVVSHS from the coding sequence TTGTATACACAAGCGGGACAGTTTTCAAAGGAAACGACACATGACGTGCTAGTTGTGGGTCTGTCAAAAAACGGTCATCTTGATTCAGGAGCGGCCGCAGTAAATTCGATCATTAATGGACAATTAGACGAACTAAAGAAGCAGGGATTGCTTTCTACAGATAAAGGTGAGCTACGCTCCTTTTTTACATTTGGGCAAGCAAATACACCTACCATTCTGACACTTGGTCTAGGATCTAAGGATGACTTAACTCAAGAAGACATTCGAGAGCTTGCTGGTAAGATTGGAAAAAAAGTAAAAGCTGATCGTGTAACAAATCTAGCTATTAGCCTTGACGCGTTTACTAACGATTCACTTTCTACTGAAGAATTGGCTTTCCTTTTTGGTGAAGGTTTAGCATTAAGTACATATGAAGTCGTTGATTATAAAGAAAAGTCAAATAAGCCTGATAAACAGCTTGAATCGATTACGTTCTACACAGAATCAGAGGTTCAGCTTGTTGAGGCTGCCAAACAAGGAAATGCGTACGCAACAGGAGCGAACTATACGAGAACGCTTGTGAATACGCCTGCGAACCTGTTAACACCAACTGATCTTGCAGGTGAAGCAGAGCAGCTTGCTGACAAATATGGCTTTAAGCTTGAAGTACTTGAAGAGGAAGATATGAAGCGTCTTGGAATGGGGGCACTACTTGCAGTAACAGCAGGAAGTGATCAACCTGCCAAGCTCATCGTGTTAACGTATCAAGGAACAGATAAATGGGAGAACGCAATTGGTCTCGTTGGAAAAGGAATTACCTTTGATGCAGGTGGGATTTCACTAAAGCCAGCAGCAGGTATGCATGAGATGAAGATGGACATGGGTGGCGCAGGTGCAGTACTTGGCGCAATGGAATCCATTGGACAACTTAAGCCGAATGTAAATGTTGTTGCGGTTATTCCTTCAGCTGAAAATCTAATCAATGGTTCTTCATTGAAACCAGGTGATGTGGTTCGTGCAATGACAGGGAAAACGATTGAAATCCGTAATACAGATGCGGAAGGTCGTTTGATCTTGGCCGATGCTGTGGCTTATGCACGCCAGCTTGGGGTAGATTACCTTGTTGACGTTGCAACCTTAACAGGAGCGGTCATTGTTGCGCTTGGTGATTATACAACAGGTGCTATTACAAATAATGATGCGTGGATGAAAAAGGTTACCGCAGCTTCTGAGGCAGCGGGTGAGTGGATCTGGCAATTACCTAACCATAAGCCATATAAGAAGATGCTAGCAACCAGTAACGTGGCAGACTTAAATAACGCGCCAGGACGTGCAGGCGGAAGTATCACTGCAGGATTATTCATCGGTGAATTTGTTGAGAATACACCATGGGTTCATTTAGATATTGCAGGTACTGCATGGCAGGACAAAGCAACAGCGAACGGACCAGCCGGGGCAACAGGGGCAATGGCTCGTACGTTAACACGTCTAGTTGTTTCTCACTCATAA
- a CDS encoding divergent PAP2 family protein codes for MEIFLNYPLWSALIAIITAQFIKIPLAFIATRKLNFELFTSTGGMPSSHSAAVTALSTAVAIELGLDSPVFAATAILGIIVMFDATGVRRHAGYHATVLNQLVADFNKLVDEVKTWPKKEDSDKLKELLGHQPIEVFFGALLGIFLTLGLYNWIF; via the coding sequence ATGGAGATCTTTTTGAACTATCCTTTGTGGTCTGCACTTATTGCGATCATTACGGCTCAATTTATTAAAATTCCGCTTGCCTTTATTGCAACTAGAAAACTCAATTTCGAGCTCTTCACAAGTACTGGAGGAATGCCTAGCTCTCACTCCGCCGCAGTGACTGCCTTATCGACTGCCGTGGCCATTGAGCTTGGACTTGATTCACCCGTATTTGCTGCAACAGCCATCCTCGGAATTATTGTTATGTTTGATGCAACAGGAGTAAGACGTCATGCGGGATATCATGCTACTGTCTTAAATCAACTGGTCGCTGACTTTAACAAACTAGTTGATGAAGTAAAAACCTGGCCTAAAAAAGAAGACTCAGACAAACTGAAAGAGCTTCTAGGTCATCAGCCCATCGAAGTGTTCTTCGGTGCCTTGCTTGGGATTTTCTTAACATTAGGTTTGTATAACTGGATTTTTTAA
- a CDS encoding 3D domain-containing protein — translation MNRPKRRHTGMNTIRIVMSIMLVCAIWATFTTVSGVEASQVNTWFQSEVMKAKDVTHKASEYQHKQVFLQEKTIPRYETAHATLSERVEAHVQGEKDLDESEDWSKYPTHHVEATGYTAGYESTGKVPGDTAYGITYSGVPVTRDVFSTIAADTSVFPIGTVLYIPGYGYGVVADTGSAIKGNKIDLYYQTVDDVYERWGKKDLDVFIVEEGSGSLSQEELDAMNEDEAVQVFREQIDP, via the coding sequence TTGAATAGGCCAAAACGGCGTCATACAGGAATGAATACCATTCGAATCGTGATGAGCATTATGCTCGTTTGTGCCATATGGGCAACCTTCACAACTGTATCAGGAGTAGAAGCGAGTCAGGTGAACACGTGGTTTCAATCAGAGGTTATGAAGGCGAAAGACGTAACCCACAAAGCAAGTGAGTATCAACACAAACAGGTGTTTTTACAAGAGAAGACAATCCCTCGCTATGAGACTGCACATGCAACGCTATCAGAGAGGGTAGAGGCACACGTGCAGGGCGAGAAGGATCTTGATGAATCAGAAGATTGGTCTAAGTATCCAACGCATCACGTTGAAGCAACTGGCTATACAGCAGGGTACGAATCAACAGGTAAAGTTCCTGGTGATACAGCGTACGGTATTACATATTCAGGTGTACCCGTCACGCGAGATGTTTTTTCAACCATTGCTGCAGATACATCCGTTTTTCCAATAGGAACCGTTTTATATATTCCGGGATATGGATATGGTGTGGTAGCAGACACGGGCTCTGCGATCAAAGGAAACAAAATTGATCTGTATTACCAAACGGTGGATGATGTGTACGAGCGATGGGGCAAAAAAGATCTTGATGTCTTTATTGTTGAAGAGGGCTCAGGCTCGTTAAGTCAAGAAGAGCTCGACGCGATGAATGAGGATGAAGCGGTACAGGTATTCAGGGAACAAATTGATCCATAA